A genomic stretch from Streptococcus oralis includes:
- a CDS encoding ABC transporter ATP-binding protein, which translates to MKHLLSYFKPYIKESILAPLFKLLEAVFELLVPMVIAGIVDQSLPQRDQGHLWMQIGLLLIFAVIGVLVALVAQFYSAKAAVGFAKELTDDLYRHILSLPKDSRDRLTTSSLVTRLTSDTYQIQTGINQFLRLFLRAPIIVFGAIFMAYRISAELTFWFLVMVVILTIIIVGLSRLVNPLYSSLRKKTDQLVQETRQQLQGMRVIRAFGQEKRELQIFQTLNQVYARLQEKTGFWSSLLTPLTYLIVNGTLLVIIWQGYISIQGDLLSQGALIALINYLLQILVELVKLAMLINSLNQSYISAKRIEEVFTEAPEDIFSELEQKQATGDRVLQVKELTFTYPDAAQPSLRNISFDMKQGQILGIIGGTGSGKSSLVQVLLGLYPVDKGSIDIYRDGCSPHNLEQWRSWIAYVPQKVELFKGTIRSNLTLGFNQEVSDQELWQALEIAQAKDFVSEKEGLLDALVEAGGRNFSGGQKQRLSIARAVLRQAPFLILDDATSALDTITESKLLKAIRENLPNTSLILISQRTSTLQMADQILLLEKGELLVVGKHEELMKTSQVYREINASQHGKED; encoded by the coding sequence ATGAAACACTTACTATCTTACTTCAAACCCTACATCAAAGAATCAATTTTGGCACCCTTGTTCAAGCTGCTAGAAGCTGTTTTTGAACTCTTGGTTCCCATGGTGATTGCTGGGATTGTTGACCAATCCTTGCCTCAGAGAGATCAAGGACACCTCTGGATGCAGATTGGCCTGCTCCTTATCTTTGCAGTGATTGGCGTTTTAGTGGCATTGGTAGCTCAGTTTTACTCAGCAAAGGCAGCGGTTGGGTTTGCCAAAGAACTGACAGACGACCTTTATCGTCATATTCTTTCCCTACCCAAGGATAGCAGAGATCGTCTGACAACTTCTAGCTTGGTGACTCGCTTGACTTCAGACACTTACCAGATTCAGACTGGGATCAATCAATTCCTGCGTCTCTTTTTGCGAGCGCCTATTATCGTTTTTGGAGCCATTTTTATGGCCTATCGCATCTCGGCTGAGCTGACTTTCTGGTTTTTAGTTATGGTTGTGATTTTGACGATTATCATTGTAGGGCTCTCTCGGTTGGTCAATCCTCTCTACAGTAGTCTCAGAAAGAAAACGGATCAGCTGGTTCAGGAAACGCGCCAGCAATTGCAAGGGATGCGAGTTATTCGTGCTTTTGGTCAGGAAAAACGAGAGTTACAAATTTTTCAAACTCTTAACCAAGTTTATGCTAGATTGCAAGAAAAGACGGGTTTCTGGTCTAGTTTGTTAACACCTCTGACCTATCTGATTGTTAATGGAACTCTTCTTGTCATCATCTGGCAGGGTTATATTTCAATTCAAGGAGACTTGCTCAGTCAAGGTGCTCTTATTGCCCTTATCAACTACCTCTTGCAGATCTTGGTGGAATTGGTTAAGCTCGCCATGCTGATAAATTCTCTTAATCAATCCTATATCTCAGCCAAGCGAATTGAGGAAGTTTTTACTGAAGCTCCAGAAGATATTTTTTCAGAATTAGAACAAAAACAAGCTACCGGTGATCGGGTTTTGCAAGTCAAAGAATTAACCTTTACCTATCCTGATGCGGCCCAGCCTTCTCTAAGAAACATTTCCTTTGATATGAAGCAAGGGCAAATTCTTGGTATCATCGGGGGAACTGGTTCAGGTAAATCAAGCTTGGTGCAAGTCTTACTTGGACTCTATCCAGTAGATAAGGGAAGCATTGACATTTATCGAGATGGATGTAGTCCTCATAATCTTGAGCAGTGGCGGTCTTGGATTGCCTATGTGCCCCAAAAGGTCGAACTCTTTAAAGGAACTATTCGTTCCAACTTGACTCTAGGTTTCAATCAAGAAGTATCTGACCAAGAACTCTGGCAGGCCTTGGAGATTGCGCAAGCTAAGGATTTTGTCAGTGAAAAGGAAGGACTTTTGGATGCCCTAGTTGAGGCTGGAGGTCGAAATTTCTCAGGGGGACAAAAACAAAGGCTGTCTATCGCACGAGCGGTATTGCGCCAAGCTCCCTTTCTCATCCTAGATGATGCGACCTCGGCCCTCGACACCATTACCGAGTCCAAGCTCTTGAAAGCTATCCGAGAAAATTTGCCAAATACAAGCTTAATCTTGATTTCTCAACGGACTTCGACACTTCAGATGGCTGACCAGATTCTCCTCTTGGAAAAAGGTGAGCTCCTAGTTGTTGGCAAGCACGAGGAATTGATGAAAACTAGCCAAGTCTATCGCGAAATCAATGCATCTCAACATGGAAAGGAGGACTAG
- the thrB gene encoding homoserine kinase produces the protein MKIIVPATSANIGPGFDSVGVAVTKYLQIEVCEERDEWLIEHQIGKWIPHDERNLLLKIALQIAPDIQPRRLKMTSDVPLARGLGSSSSVIVAGIELANQLGKLNLSDHDKLQLATKIEGHPDNVAPAIYGNLVIASSVEGHVSAIVADFPECYFLAYIPNYELRTRDSRRVLPKKLSYKEAVAASSIANVAVAALLAGDMVTAGQAIEGDLFHERYRQSLVREFATIKQVAKENGAYATYLSGAGPTVMVLASHDKMPAIKEELQKQPFKGKLHDLKVDTQGVRVETK, from the coding sequence ATGAAGATTATTGTACCTGCAACCAGTGCCAATATCGGGCCAGGTTTTGATTCGGTCGGTGTAGCTGTAACCAAATATCTTCAAATTGAGGTCTGTGAAGAACGAGATGAGTGGTTGATTGAACACCAGATTGGCAAATGGATTCCCCACGATGAGCGCAACCTTTTACTCAAGATTGCCTTGCAAATTGCGCCGGACATACAACCAAGACGTTTGAAAATGACTAGTGATGTTCCCTTGGCGCGTGGTTTGGGTTCTTCTAGCTCGGTTATTGTTGCCGGGATTGAACTAGCTAACCAGCTGGGCAAGCTCAACTTATCTGACCACGACAAATTGCAGCTGGCTACTAAGATTGAAGGGCATCCTGACAATGTAGCTCCAGCAATTTACGGTAATCTCGTTATTGCCAGCTCCGTTGAAGGTCACGTTTCAGCAATTGTGGCTGACTTCCCAGAGTGTTATTTTCTAGCTTATATTCCCAACTATGAATTACGCACTCGAGATAGCCGTCGTGTCTTGCCTAAGAAATTGTCCTACAAGGAAGCTGTTGCTGCTAGTTCTATCGCCAATGTGGCCGTTGCAGCCTTGTTAGCAGGAGATATGGTGACAGCTGGACAAGCAATCGAGGGGGACCTCTTCCATGAGCGTTATCGTCAAAGTCTGGTCCGTGAATTTGCGACGATTAAGCAAGTAGCTAAAGAGAATGGTGCCTATGCGACCTATCTCTCTGGAGCAGGGCCGACAGTTATGGTCTTGGCTTCTCATGATAAGATGCCAGCGATTAAGGAAGAATTACAAAAGCAACCCTTCAAAGGCAAACTTCATGATTTGAAAGTTGATACGCAAGGTGTCCGTGTCGAAACAAAGTAA
- a CDS encoding LicD family protein, which produces MSERVISLEEIKQVELDILKYLHELCEKHQIKYFIDFGTLLGAVRHKGFIPWDDDTDISLARDEFEKLYKVLKNENHPYYKLISFRETKGYPYSYMRVHDIRTRRDANLLDPTVVLGTCVDIFPYDGVVTEESDCKKMKLYKHFVRLSSLNFKGIKSENGGIKNLPRYIGSAIFRLSSPQTWNQKLENLALKYSVNQATDLTCTIFDPSFPEGIKKEWLYDLIDMPYENIVVKAPRKYHEILVYEFGADYMTPPPVEQQVPGTDKNYWID; this is translated from the coding sequence ATGTCTGAGAGAGTTATAAGTCTTGAAGAAATAAAACAAGTGGAGTTGGATATTTTAAAGTATCTACATGAACTATGTGAAAAGCATCAGATTAAATATTTTATTGATTTTGGAACCTTACTAGGAGCTGTCCGCCATAAAGGATTTATCCCTTGGGATGATGATACGGATATTTCTTTGGCGCGAGATGAATTTGAAAAGCTTTATAAGGTTTTAAAAAATGAGAATCATCCCTACTACAAATTGATTTCATTTAGAGAAACAAAAGGCTATCCTTACAGTTATATGCGTGTCCACGATATTAGAACACGTAGAGACGCCAATCTTCTGGACCCGACAGTTGTATTAGGAACTTGTGTTGACATTTTTCCATACGATGGTGTCGTGACGGAGGAAAGTGATTGTAAGAAAATGAAGCTCTACAAACATTTTGTCCGCCTTTCTTCTTTGAATTTCAAAGGAATTAAATCGGAAAATGGGGGGATAAAAAATCTGCCTCGCTATATTGGATCGGCTATTTTTCGCCTAAGTTCTCCACAAACTTGGAATCAAAAATTAGAGAATCTTGCTTTGAAATATAGTGTAAATCAAGCTACAGATCTTACCTGTACGATATTTGATCCAAGTTTTCCAGAGGGAATCAAAAAAGAATGGCTCTATGATCTGATTGATATGCCATACGAAAACATCGTAGTGAAGGCTCCGAGAAAATACCATGAAATTCTTGTCTACGAATTTGGAGCAGATTATATGACTCCACCGCCTGTTGAACAACAGGTTCCAGGAACTGATAAGAATTATTGGATTGATTAG
- the msrB gene encoding peptide-methionine (R)-S-oxide reductase MsrB, whose amino-acid sequence MAEIYLAGGCFWGLEEYFSRISGVLATSVGYANGQVETTNYQLLKETDHAETVQVIYDEKTVSLREILLYYFRVIDPLSINQQGNDRGRQYRTGIYYQDEADLPAIYTVVQEQKRMLGRKIAVEVEKLRHYILAEDYHQDYLKKNPSGYCHIDVTDAEKPLVDAANYEKPSQEVLRESLSAESYRVTQEAATEAPFTNAYDQTFEEGIYVDITTGEPLFFAKDKFASGCGWPSFSRPISKELIHYYKDLSHGMERIEVRSRSGNAHLGHVFTDGPQELGGLRYCINSASLRFVAKDEMEKAGYGYLLPYLNK is encoded by the coding sequence ATGGCAGAAATTTATTTAGCAGGTGGTTGTTTTTGGGGCCTAGAGGAGTATTTTTCGCGAATTTCTGGAGTGCTAGCAACCAGTGTTGGCTACGCTAATGGGCAAGTCGAAACGACCAATTATCAGCTGCTCAAGGAAACAGACCATGCAGAAACGGTTCAAGTGATTTATGACGAGAAAACAGTGTCACTCAGAGAAATATTGCTTTATTATTTCCGAGTCATCGATCCCTTATCAATCAATCAACAAGGAAATGACCGTGGTCGCCAATATCGAACCGGAATCTATTACCAAGATGAAGCAGATCTGCCAGCTATCTACACAGTGGTGCAGGAGCAGAAGCGTATGCTGGGTCGAAAGATTGCAGTGGAAGTGGAGAAACTTCGCCACTACATTCTAGCAGAAGATTACCACCAAGACTATCTTAAGAAAAATCCTTCAGGTTACTGTCATATCGATGTGACCGATGCGGAGAAGCCATTAGTTGATGCGGCAAACTATGAAAAGCCTAGTCAAGAAGTGTTAAGGGAAAGTTTGTCAGCAGAGTCATACCGTGTTACCCAAGAAGCTGCTACAGAGGCGCCATTTACCAATGCCTATGACCAAACCTTTGAAGAAGGGATTTATGTAGACATCACGACGGGTGAACCACTCTTTTTTGCAAAGGATAAGTTTGCTTCAGGTTGTGGTTGGCCAAGTTTTAGTCGTCCGATTTCCAAGGAGTTGATTCACTATTACAAGGACTTGAGTCATGGAATGGAGCGAATCGAGGTTCGTTCTCGGTCAGGAAATGCTCACTTGGGTCATGTTTTCACAGATGGACCGCAGGAGTTAGGTGGCCTGCGTTACTGTATTAATTCTGCCTCTTTGCGCTTTGTGGCCAAGGATGAGATGGAAAAAGCAGGATATGGCTATCTATTACCTTACTTAAACAAATAA
- a CDS encoding homoserine dehydrogenase, whose amino-acid sequence MTVKIALLGFGTVASGVPFLLKENGEKIVQSAHSEIEVAKVLVKDEDEKNRLLAVGNDFNFVTNVDDILADKDITIVVELMGRIEPAKTFITRALEAGKHVVTANKDLLAVHGAELLEIAKDHNVALYYEAAVAGGIPILRTLANSLASDKITRVLGVVNGTSNFMMTKMVEEGWSYDDALAEAQRLGFAESDPTNDVDGIDAAYKMVILSQFAFGMKVAFDDVAHKGIRNITPEDVAVAQNLGYVVKLVGSIEETPSGIAAEVTPTFLPKTHPLASVNGVMNAVFVESIGIGESMYYGPGAGQKPTATSVVADIVRIVRRLNDGTIGKNFNEYSRELVLANPEDVKANYYFSILAPDSKGQVLKLAEIFNAQDISFKQILQDGKEGDKARVVIITHKINKAQLENVSAELAKASEFDLLNTFKVLGE is encoded by the coding sequence ATGACAGTTAAAATTGCTTTACTTGGATTTGGTACCGTTGCAAGTGGCGTGCCTTTCCTCCTAAAGGAAAATGGAGAAAAAATCGTTCAGTCAGCTCATTCAGAGATTGAAGTAGCCAAGGTATTGGTCAAGGATGAAGATGAAAAGAACCGCTTGCTTGCAGTAGGAAATGACTTTAACTTTGTAACCAATGTAGATGATATTTTAGCAGACAAGGACATTACAATCGTAGTGGAATTGATGGGGCGTATCGAACCAGCTAAAACCTTTATCACTCGTGCCTTGGAAGCTGGGAAACACGTTGTTACTGCTAACAAGGACCTTTTGGCTGTACATGGCGCAGAATTGTTAGAAATCGCTAAAGATCATAATGTAGCACTTTACTACGAAGCAGCAGTAGCTGGTGGGATTCCAATTCTTCGTACTTTGGCAAATTCATTGGCTTCTGATAAAATCACGCGTGTTCTTGGTGTCGTTAACGGAACTTCTAACTTTATGATGACCAAAATGGTCGAAGAAGGCTGGTCTTATGATGATGCTCTGGCTGAAGCTCAAAGATTAGGATTTGCAGAAAGCGACCCTACAAATGACGTGGATGGGATTGACGCAGCCTACAAGATGGTGATTTTGAGCCAGTTTGCTTTTGGTATGAAGGTTGCCTTTGACGATGTAGCCCACAAGGGAATCCGTAACATCACACCAGAAGACGTAGCTGTAGCCCAAAATCTAGGCTATGTAGTGAAATTGGTAGGTTCTATCGAGGAAACTCCTTCAGGCATTGCTGCAGAAGTGACTCCAACCTTCCTGCCCAAAACACATCCACTTGCCAGTGTGAATGGGGTCATGAACGCTGTATTTGTAGAATCTATCGGTATCGGTGAGTCTATGTACTACGGACCAGGTGCGGGTCAAAAACCAACTGCAACAAGTGTTGTAGCAGATATTGTCCGTATCGTTCGTCGTTTGAATGATGGTACCATTGGCAAAAACTTCAACGAATATAGCCGTGAATTGGTCTTGGCAAATCCAGAAGATGTTAAAGCAAACTACTATTTCTCAATCTTGGCACCAGATTCAAAAGGTCAGGTCTTGAAACTTGCTGAAATCTTTAATGCTCAAGATATTTCCTTCAAGCAAATCCTCCAAGATGGCAAAGAGGGTGACAAGGCGCGTGTAGTGATTATCACTCATAAGATTAATAAAGCACAGCTTGAGAATGTTTCAGCTGAGTTGGCCAAAGCTTCAGAATTTGACCTCTTGAATACCTTCAAGGTGTTAGGAGAATAA
- a CDS encoding oligosaccharide flippase family protein — translation MKNIKVNALASLLVNILNIVFPLITNPYLTRILSKSNYGYFNTANTWASFVIPLAAFGIYNYGIRAISKVKDDKNKINYVFSKLFYISVFTSLLTTGIYFLFIFFDTSIENLKVLYYILGAQALFQFLNIEWMNEAYENYAFILYKTLIIRITMLVAIFAFVKTADDIVPYAIVMTATTILNYLLSFLWIKREVSFVKIGFIELAKASKPLFTMLLLANANMLYTLLDRMFITKGPDENYISYYTIAYSIVMLIAGVLSGAISVSIPRLGYYLGKKDYNSYNYLVNQAASLFYFLMIPTSFGIMILGKYATVIYSSEKYLEAGIVTSVFAFRTIIWAIELILGKQIIFINDHENRLTAFYFAGGGANLLFNCILYINNIFAPEYYIATTIIAEAIVVLLEIHFIRKHQLINLKEIFVTLTRYGLISLGFIPIFYIFKMIFQISSYTVNLNMILMVLSTIATCGIYYLLTLFLTKDKTLHYALNLVLAKIKRN, via the coding sequence ATGAAAAATATAAAAGTTAATGCCTTGGCTAGCTTGCTGGTCAATATTCTCAATATCGTTTTTCCTCTGATAACCAACCCTTATCTGACGCGGATCCTCAGCAAATCCAACTACGGTTATTTCAACACCGCCAATACCTGGGCTAGCTTTGTTATTCCACTAGCTGCCTTTGGGATATACAACTACGGGATTCGTGCTATCAGTAAGGTCAAGGATGACAAGAATAAAATCAACTACGTCTTTTCTAAGTTGTTTTATATCTCGGTTTTCACCTCTCTCCTGACGACTGGTATCTACTTCCTCTTTATCTTCTTTGACACCAGCATTGAGAACCTGAAAGTTCTCTACTACATCCTAGGAGCCCAAGCTCTCTTCCAATTCCTCAATATCGAATGGATGAATGAGGCCTATGAAAACTATGCCTTTATCCTTTACAAGACATTGATTATTCGAATTACCATGCTGGTCGCTATCTTTGCCTTCGTTAAAACGGCTGATGATATCGTTCCTTATGCTATCGTCATGACAGCGACCACTATCCTCAACTACCTCCTTAGTTTTCTTTGGATTAAGAGAGAAGTTTCTTTTGTTAAAATTGGTTTCATCGAATTAGCTAAGGCTTCTAAACCACTCTTTACTATGCTTCTCCTGGCAAATGCCAATATGCTCTACACCTTGCTAGATAGAATGTTTATCACCAAGGGACCAGATGAAAACTATATTTCTTATTATACAATTGCCTATAGCATCGTCATGCTGATTGCTGGTGTCTTAAGTGGAGCTATCAGTGTCAGCATTCCACGTCTCGGCTACTACCTTGGGAAAAAGGATTACAATTCTTATAATTATCTTGTAAATCAAGCGGCATCATTATTCTATTTTCTCATGATTCCAACTAGTTTCGGGATTATGATTTTAGGAAAGTACGCAACGGTTATCTACTCTTCTGAAAAGTATCTTGAGGCAGGTATCGTGACCAGCGTCTTCGCCTTTCGAACCATTATCTGGGCTATTGAATTGATTCTTGGTAAGCAAATTATCTTTATCAATGACCACGAGAACCGCTTGACTGCTTTCTACTTTGCTGGTGGTGGCGCAAATCTCCTCTTCAACTGTATCTTATATATCAATAATATTTTTGCCCCTGAGTATTATATTGCTACTACCATTATTGCAGAAGCCATCGTTGTTCTCTTAGAAATTCATTTTATTAGGAAACATCAACTAATCAATTTAAAAGAAATCTTTGTGACCTTAACACGTTATGGTCTCATATCCCTTGGATTTATTCCGATCTTCTATATTTTCAAGATGATTTTCCAAATCAGTTCCTATACGGTGAACCTCAACATGATCCTCATGGTTCTCTCTACCATAGCTACTTGTGGAATCTACTATCTCTTAACACTCTTTCTCACTAAGGATAAAACACTTCACTATGCACTGAACCTAGTATTAGCTAAGATCAAAAGAAACTAA
- the mecA gene encoding adaptor protein MecA — protein MKMKQISDTTLKITMTLDDLMDRGMEIADFLVPQEKTEEFFYAILDELEMPDNFLDSGMLSFRVTPKPDKVDVFVTKSKIDQNLDFEDLADLPDMEELAQMSPDEFLKTLEKSIAEKTKDDIEAIQSLEQVEAKEEEQEQANKETENKKEPYIYYILRFASLADLVAFAKTVTFEMETSELYKMNDHYYLTILVNIENHPSPYPAWLLARMREFADDSDISRSVLQEYGQILINHDAVLGLQKIRS, from the coding sequence ATGAAGATGAAACAAATTAGTGATACAACACTGAAAATCACGATGACTTTAGATGATTTGATGGATCGAGGAATGGAAATTGCAGACTTTCTCGTTCCTCAGGAAAAAACCGAAGAGTTTTTCTATGCTATTTTAGATGAACTGGAAATGCCAGACAATTTCTTGGATAGTGGCATGCTGAGTTTCCGTGTGACGCCAAAACCTGACAAGGTCGACGTCTTTGTGACCAAGTCCAAGATTGACCAAAATCTGGATTTTGAAGATTTGGCGGATCTGCCGGATATGGAAGAATTGGCCCAAATGTCACCAGATGAATTTCTCAAAACTCTGGAAAAAAGCATCGCAGAAAAGACCAAGGATGATATTGAGGCCATCCAATCTCTAGAACAGGTAGAAGCTAAAGAAGAAGAGCAAGAGCAAGCGAACAAGGAGACGGAGAATAAGAAAGAACCTTATATCTACTACATCCTGCGCTTTGCAAGCCTTGCTGACCTAGTGGCTTTTGCTAAAACAGTGACTTTTGAGATGGAAACATCTGAACTCTATAAGATGAATGACCACTATTATTTGACAATTTTAGTCAATATTGAAAATCATCCAAGTCCATACCCAGCTTGGCTCTTGGCTCGTATGCGTGAATTTGCAGACGACAGTGACATCAGTCGTTCAGTCTTGCAAGAGTATGGGCAAATATTGATTAACCATGACGCAGTTCTCGGTCTGCAAAAGATTCGTTCATAA
- a CDS encoding MBL fold metallo-hydrolase codes for MKNKKLVKSVSYSLFAFLFVLIGLSQQVNADTITAGSGNRIHFINTKAKSGSDAILLESNGHYALIDMGEDYDFPDGSDPRYPSRWGISMRNYQVLEDRLIRHLDQIGVKKLDFIIGTHVHSDHIGGADEILNRYQVGKFYLKKYSDDRITANWGLWDNLFNYDNALRAAQKRGVTLIQNITDEDSHFKLGDMDIQLYNYKNEYDADGNLKKVRDDNSNSIVSVVTVAGKRIYLGGDLDNAEGAEDKLGPVIGKVDMMKWNHHYDATISNTINFLENLSPKMIIQTTGGDINVASTREYLQKKNIQVLRASSQTQDATVFDISDSGFANVSNLFPDIPVVDEKWYQEGGYWKYRLADGEMAIGWKEIGGATYFFNGKGQMQAGRWLHLNDDWGENAKGNDYYLNSNGKMQTGGWFKLDGSWYYIQSNGARRFSELSEIGGKKYLFAADGKMLTGNQVFNGKKMFFADSGALQTAGNPSTWQKIDSDWYFYDEDGLKTVGKKNINGSTYYFNQEGVMQTGWAFVDGHWNYFASSGAMKTGWVKDQDTWYYLDNDGIMLTGKQDINGTRYYLNASGAMQTGWKWLENNWYYYANSGAMKTGWIKDNEKWYYLNQDGIMQTGKQEINGIRYYLNTSGAMQTGWQWLDKHWYYYAESGAMKTGWLKDQGTWYYLEAQEGIMLVGFQQVDGKQYYFSASGAMQTGWKWFDNHYRYFEANGAMKTGWIKDKEIWYYLNPEDGIMLVGLHKVNGDHYYFDESGAMQTGWKRIDGNWYYFQTDGSLLKNATTPDGYKVNEEGIWRQAVAAVNGEADQSEKKQEASSSIAEQPKQDSNLEANTSDKKEKE; via the coding sequence ATGAAGAATAAAAAATTAGTTAAATCAGTCAGTTATAGTTTATTTGCTTTCCTTTTTGTGTTGATTGGTTTATCACAACAAGTTAATGCAGACACCATTACTGCTGGTTCAGGCAATCGTATCCATTTCATAAATACTAAAGCAAAATCTGGGAGTGATGCTATCCTTCTGGAAAGCAATGGTCATTATGCCTTGATTGATATGGGGGAAGATTATGACTTTCCTGATGGGAGTGATCCACGCTATCCAAGTCGTTGGGGGATTTCCATGAGAAATTATCAAGTCTTGGAAGACCGTTTGATTCGCCATCTTGATCAGATTGGTGTTAAAAAATTAGATTTTATTATAGGAACTCATGTCCATAGTGACCATATTGGTGGAGCGGACGAAATACTCAATCGATATCAAGTCGGTAAGTTTTATTTGAAAAAATATTCAGATGATCGGATCACAGCAAACTGGGGACTCTGGGATAATCTTTTTAATTACGATAATGCTTTGAGAGCCGCACAAAAACGAGGGGTTACTCTTATTCAGAATATTACAGACGAGGATAGTCACTTTAAATTAGGTGATATGGATATCCAACTCTATAATTATAAAAATGAATATGATGCTGATGGTAACCTGAAAAAAGTTCGAGATGATAACTCAAACTCAATCGTTTCAGTGGTGACTGTGGCAGGAAAGAGAATCTACCTTGGTGGAGATTTGGATAATGCCGAAGGAGCAGAAGATAAGTTAGGTCCAGTTATCGGCAAGGTTGATATGATGAAATGGAATCATCATTATGATGCGACAATTTCAAATACGATTAATTTTCTTGAAAACCTATCACCAAAGATGATTATTCAAACAACTGGTGGTGATATTAATGTTGCTTCAACCAGAGAATATCTCCAAAAGAAAAATATTCAAGTTCTCAGAGCTTCTAGTCAAACTCAGGATGCAACTGTTTTTGATATTAGTGATAGCGGATTTGCTAATGTTTCTAATCTCTTCCCTGACATCCCTGTAGTTGACGAAAAATGGTATCAAGAAGGTGGCTACTGGAAATATCGTTTAGCAGATGGAGAAATGGCTATCGGTTGGAAAGAGATTGGCGGAGCCACTTACTTCTTTAATGGAAAAGGGCAAATGCAAGCAGGACGCTGGCTTCACCTTAATGATGATTGGGGAGAAAATGCTAAGGGGAATGATTACTATCTCAACTCAAATGGCAAAATGCAAACAGGCGGTTGGTTCAAGCTGGATGGCTCTTGGTATTATATCCAATCAAATGGCGCTAGACGATTTAGTGAACTTTCTGAAATTGGAGGGAAGAAATATCTCTTTGCAGCAGATGGAAAGATGCTAACAGGAAATCAAGTCTTTAATGGCAAGAAGATGTTCTTTGCAGACAGTGGTGCACTCCAAACAGCAGGTAATCCTTCAACTTGGCAAAAGATTGATTCAGATTGGTATTTCTATGATGAGGATGGGCTAAAGACCGTTGGTAAAAAGAATATCAATGGAAGCACATACTACTTTAATCAAGAAGGTGTCATGCAAACTGGCTGGGCCTTTGTTGATGGTCACTGGAACTATTTTGCAAGTTCTGGAGCTATGAAAACTGGTTGGGTCAAGGATCAGGATACTTGGTATTATCTGGACAACGATGGTATCATGCTCACTGGAAAACAAGATATAAATGGTACTCGTTACTACTTGAACGCTAGTGGTGCCATGCAAACAGGCTGGAAATGGCTAGAGAACAATTGGTATTACTATGCGAACTCAGGAGCTATGAAAACAGGCTGGATTAAGGATAATGAGAAATGGTATTACCTAAATCAAGATGGTATTATGCAGACTGGGAAACAAGAAATCAACGGTATTCGTTACTATTTGAATACCAGCGGTGCAATGCAAACAGGCTGGCAGTGGCTTGATAAACACTGGTATTACTACGCTGAGTCAGGAGCTATGAAGACCGGTTGGTTGAAGGATCAAGGAACATGGTATTACCTTGAAGCTCAGGAAGGCATCATGTTGGTCGGTTTCCAACAAGTAGATGGTAAGCAGTATTACTTTAGTGCATCAGGAGCTATGCAAACAGGCTGGAAATGGTTTGATAATCATTATCGTTACTTTGAAGCAAATGGAGCTATGAAAACAGGTTGGATAAAGGATAAAGAAATCTGGTATTATCTCAATCCTGAAGATGGCATCATGTTGGTTGGCCTTCATAAAGTAAATGGTGATCATTATTACTTTGATGAATCAGGAGCTATGCAGACCGGTTGGAAACGAATTGACGGTAATTGGTACTATTTCCAAACAGATGGTTCCTTGTTGAAAAATGCCACTACACCGGATGGTTATAAGGTAAACGAGGAAGGCATTTGGAGACAGGCTGTTGCTGCTGTCAATGGCGAAGCAGATCAGTCAGAGAAGAAGCAAGAAGCTAGTTCTTCTATTGCTGAACAGCCAAAACAAGATTCAAATCTAGAAGCCAATACTTCTGACAAGAAAGAAAAAGAATAA